Sequence from the Sphingomonas koreensis genome:
GGTTCTCAAACTGCTGCGGCATCCAGGCGCCCGGGGTCGATTCGACGATCTCCACCGCGCGCTCGATCGCGCCCTTCATGCCCTTCTCACGCGGGGTGAGGTCGAAGGTCGCGCCATAGGCCAGCATCAGGCGACGGCGCTCGATGCTCATGCTCTCGGGCATGACGAGGATGAGCTTGTAGCCCTTGACCGCGGCGACCATCGCGAGACCGACACCGGTATTGCCGCTGGTCGGCTCGACGATCGTCCCGCCGGGCTTCAGGCTGCCATCGGCTTCCGCCGCTTCGACCATCGACAGTGCGATGCGGTCCTTGATCGATCCGCCGGGATTGGAGCGTTCGGACTTCACCCACACTTCGGCGCCGGGGAACAGGCGCTGGATGCGGATGTGCGGCGTATTGCCGATCGTCTCGAGGATGGTGTTGGCCTTCACGTTTTCGTCTCCTCAGGAATAGGCTCCGCAAGGTGTACCGGCGGGTCGAAGGTTCGCGCACGCCGCAACTCTGGGAAGATACGCGCCCAATAGGCAGTTACCAAGATGGCGAGGAAGCCGCCGCCCACGGTCGCGACCACCGGGCCGATGGCTGCGGCGAGAAAGCCCGAGCGCGCCTCGCCCAGCTCATTTGAGCTCGACACGAACAGGGTAGAGACGGATCCGACCCGGCCGCGCATCGCGTCCGGCGTGTAGAGCTGGATTAGCGAAGAGCGGACATAGACCGAGATCATGTCGAATGCACCCAGCGCCGCCAGCGCGACGAGCGAAACGATCACCGCCGGGGCGAAATCGCTCCCGATCATCGAAGGTCCCCACCAGTTGCGCATCAGCGGCCCGGCCCACCCGAACACGACGGTTGCCGCGCCGAATCCGATCACCGACCACAGCATCTTAACCCCGACATTGGTCTTGAGCGGCCGCCAGGAGAGGACGAGGCCGACTGCCACCGCACCCAACGCAGGCGCAGCGCGCAGATGGCCGAGGCCATCAGCGCCGATCATCAGGATATCGCGGGCATAGATGGGCAGCATTGCGGTTGCGCCGCCGAGCAGGACCGCGAACATGTCGAGCGAGATCGCGCCGAGCACCAGCCGGTTCTGGCGGACATAATGGAGCCCGTCGAGCATCTGGCGGAGCGGGCTGCCGGTGCGCGCGATCTGGCTGCGCGGCACCGGGGTCACGAGGAACATCATCGTCAGCGAGATCAGGAACAGGCCGCCCGAAACCGCATAGGGCAGGGCAGGGGCGGCGGCGTAGAGATAGCCGCCCATTGCCGGGCCTGCGATCGATCCGACCTGCCAGGCGAGCGCACTCAGCGCGATCGCAGTGGGCAACGACGCGGCGGGGAGGAGATTGGGCGCCAGCGCCTGTTGCGCGGGCGCGAGGAAAGCGCGCGCGACGCCGAGCAATGCGGCGACGCCGAACAGCGCGGGGAGGGTGACGGTGCCGCTCCAGGTCAGCCAGCCGAGGCTGAGCGCGCAGAATACCTCGAGTCCGATCGCCGCGCGGATGATCCAGCGCCGGTCGAGCCGGTCGGCGACCCAGCCGGTGAACAAGGTGAGGACGAGCAGCGGCAGGAACTGGGCGAGGCCGACAAGACCAAGCTGGAGGGCAGCCTGCTTGATCCCCATCGTCTCGCGCGCAAGGTCATAGACCTGCCAGCCGATCACCACGACCATCGACAGGCCCGCCAGCGTCGAGGCGAGGCGCGAGATCCAGTAGACGCGGTAGTTGCGGATGGCGAAGGGATGAGCGGCCATGGAGAGTGTCGGGCGATCCTGTCGGGCCGCGGCCGGGGAACGGGCGGCGTCAGGCGCCTGTAGGCCGCCGGTGCCCGCCCGCGCAATGAGGGATTCGTTGCGCGGGCGAAGTCATGGGTTCAGCTCAACGAAACTTCCGCGACCTTGTCGCGATATTCCTGCTTCGGGTCGGCACCGAGCAGGAGCTTCACGCCAGCAAGCAGGCTGTTCTCATTGAGCCAGATCTGCGCGCGCTCAGTATCCAGCCGGACAAGCTGGAGGTTGGGATCTTCCTTGCCGCCTTCGAACCAGGCGGCGACGAAGGGATTCCACAACCGGTCGATCGTCGCACGATCATGATCGAGGACAAGATTGCCGTGGATCGTCGCCCAGAGGTCGTGCCCTTTGGATGCGAAATGTGCCATCGCGCGATGACCTTCGCGCATTGCTCGGACGAGACCATTGTCCTTTGTAGTGAAGAACCAGATCGGGCCGCCAGCGGCGTCTTCGTCGCGCAGCGCTGTCATCGGCTGGGCGTGACCGTCGTCGATACCGTCAAGACCGAGAAACAGGGTCCTGTCGCTGTCGAGCGCTTTCCAGAATTTATCTTGGAGTTCCTGTTGGTTGGCCATCATGCATCTCCTGAGAAGTAGATGCAGTCCGAACGGCCGGAGCACTGGCCAGGTTCCGGCGTTTCGTCTGGAAGCGGTTTCAGCCGAGCGCCGGAAGCGCGGGCCGTGCGCCGATATAGGCGTGTGCCGGCTGGTCGAGCGGAAAGCCCACTTGACCCAGGCGGCCGAGCAATTGGCGCGCACGATTGGTGAGCGCAAGCCTTGCGTCGATCGCGGCGGGTGCGGTGACCAGATCGGGTGCGATCACCAGCCCCTCCGGCACGCGGCGCAGCTTTCCGGACGCGACCAGCCCTTCGATATTACGTGAGACCGTCGCGTAGGGGAGGCCCAGGATGCGCGCGACCGTGCTCGGTTTGACCGGCGCCAAGTAGGGGCCGGCGGCATGTGCGAAGCGGCGATTGGCCCATTCGATCGCGAAGATCAGCGCAAGGCGCGTCCAGTTCTCGCGCCGGTGATGATGGCATTCGATCGTCGCGAGCAACAGGTCGAAGGCGATTCCGATCCCCGCGCGCGGGTCATAAACGCGGTCCGGCCGCGGTTCGGGCAGCATCAGATTGGCGGCGCGCACATCCTCCACCAATCGGACGAGCAGATCGTGGCAGCCGTCGGCCATCAGCGCGACCCGGGGGTCGCAGATCACCTGCAGGGGAACGGACAGGCCCGTTTCGCCGCGGACCAGCAGGCCATCGTCGATCAGCTGGTTCGCCTGCCTGCGGATCGTCTCGAAAGGGCGGGCGAGCGAAGCGGCGAGCGCATTGACGCTGACCGGATAGGATCGCCCGGGCCCATAGTCGAATGGCCCGCAGGCCCGCGCTGCAGCGGCGAAGATCAGTACGCGATTGGGGGCTCCGAGCGCTCCGATACCGGCGGATATTGCGGATGCCGCGAACTCGGCCAGCAGCCCCTCGAACAACGGTCCTTGCAGCGGGGCCGCAGCCTGATGCTGTTGAGCCGGCTCAAACGCCATCACTGGGCGCCTCTCCAGCAATGAAATCGCAACGCACCAACGCTTTGAAATCCCCCAATTCGGGAGAAGTGAAGGCGGAATTCAGGACATGCGCAACGGATCAACTACTCATTTTGCGCGATTGAACGGGAAGTCATGTCATTTTGAGTAGTTTCGGGCGGAACGAAGCACCCGGACCGCCGTAATCCGGCCGTTCGGGCGGTTCGCTGGATCATTCCGACTGCGAACGGATGTCTATTTTCCGCCGATTCCCGGCGGGATCAACGCTGAAGCTTGGCCATGATCGTCATCGCCTGTTCGCCGCCGGACTTGGGGACGATTTCTCCCATCCGGTCCGTAATAGCGCTCCAGTTCGCGGCGATACCCTCCGGGGTGAGATCCTCTCCCTCAAGCCGGACCCCCGGGGTCAGCGTGATATAGGCAGCCTGGAACACCCCGGCGCCTGCCCCGACGATCATGTTGGTCGGCGCATCCTCACTTACCAGGAACAGGGCCGCTGGCGCGACGCTTTCAGGCGTGAATGCCTGGAAAGCGGCTTCGGGGAAGATATCTTCGGTCATCCGTGTTCCCGCCGTGGGAGCGATGGTGTTGACGCGGATGTCGTACTTTGCGCCTTCCAGATACAGCGTCTTGGTGAGGCCGGCGAGCCCGAGCTTCGCTGCCCCGTAATTGGCCTGGCCGAAATTGCCGTAGAGGCCGGTCGAGGATGCTGTCATCAGGATGCGGCCATAATTCTGGTCGCGCATCGTCGACCAGACGGCCTTGGTGACGTTGGCCGAACCATTGAGATGAACGTCCACCACGAAGCGGAAATCTTCCGGCTCCATGTTCGCGAAGCTCTTGTCGCGAAGGACGCCGGCATTGTTGATCAGGATGTGGACGCCGCCCCATTTTTCTTTTGCGGCGGCGACCATCGCTTCCATCTGGGCATAGTCGGTGACGCTGCCGCCGTTGGCCAGCGCCTCGCCGCCCAGTGCCTCGATCTCCTCGACGACCTTTGCGGCGGCATCGGAGTGACCGGTACCGTCGCGTGAGCCACCAAGGTCGTTGACCACGACCCTTGCGCCGCGCCGCGCCAGCTCGAGCGCATAGGCGCGGCCGAGGCCACCTCCGGCTCCTGTCACGATCGCCACACGCCCGTCGAACCTGATCGCCATACCGCCTCCTCGAATCTTCGTACGGCTAGTGGCGCGCGCGCATCACTTTCGCAAGACTCGCAAAGAGAGTGAACGGCTCGCCAGTGCTAAATGGCACTCGACGGGACCGGTGGGTCTGAGCCATGTTCTCCCGGCCAACTGGCGGGGGGCTCAATGGTCAAGTGGTTGAAGGGGCGGTTGAATTGTCTGAGAGGGAAGCATACGCGCGCAGAGTCCGCCGTGCGTCCTGTCGGAGATACCTACGAAAGCAAATGTGCCTATTGCCACGTGCCGATGGTGCGGCTCTCCAAGCGAAACTGGATCGTGAAGCCCCGCTGACGATGGGCGCGACGGCGGACCGCCGCGCCCACGGAATCAGCCGCCGCGCTGGCGGCAATTGTCCGTCTGGCCTTTCTTGCACAGCGGATATTTCTGCAGCGGCGGCGGGGGCGGGAAGGCCTGACTCGGCGTCTGCGGGTTGGGCTGGAAGACCGGTTTCTGCCCGCTGCTGGTGTCGCCCTGGATCGCGGGCGTGGAGGGCTGATAGCCGCCGACGGGGTCCGGGGCGGGCGCGGCTTCGGGCGCACTAGCCGCCGGTGCGGCATGGGTGTCCTGGGCCAGCGCGGAGCCGCTGGTCATCGCGAGCGCCGCGGCAGCCGCGGCAACAGCGGGAAGCTTCATGGGATTCTCTCCTGACGTTGGTCGGGTCAGAGCATTTTGCTCAGCCCGCCAACGCGTCAGGGCAGGAATCTATCCCGCGTCGAGCGCGTATCCGGCCGAGCGCACCGTGCGGATGATATCGGGGCGGTTGCCGGTATTGATCGCCTTGCGCAGGCGCCGGATGTGCACATCGACGGTGCGGCTCTCGATGTCGCTGTCATGCCCCCATACCGCATCGAGCAGCCGCTCGCGCGAGAACACCCAGCCCGGATGCTCAAGGAAATGCTTGAGCAGGCGGAACTCAGTCGGGCCGAGCGGCACGACGTCGCCGCCACGGCGCACCT
This genomic interval carries:
- a CDS encoding MFS transporter, producing the protein MAAHPFAIRNYRVYWISRLASTLAGLSMVVVIGWQVYDLARETMGIKQAALQLGLVGLAQFLPLLVLTLFTGWVADRLDRRWIIRAAIGLEVFCALSLGWLTWSGTVTLPALFGVAALLGVARAFLAPAQQALAPNLLPAASLPTAIALSALAWQVGSIAGPAMGGYLYAAAPALPYAVSGGLFLISLTMMFLVTPVPRSQIARTGSPLRQMLDGLHYVRQNRLVLGAISLDMFAVLLGGATAMLPIYARDILMIGADGLGHLRAAPALGAVAVGLVLSWRPLKTNVGVKMLWSVIGFGAATVVFGWAGPLMRNWWGPSMIGSDFAPAVIVSLVALAALGAFDMISVYVRSSLIQLYTPDAMRGRVGSVSTLFVSSSNELGEARSGFLAAAIGPVVATVGGGFLAILVTAYWARIFPELRRARTFDPPVHLAEPIPEETKT
- a CDS encoding pyridoxamine 5'-phosphate oxidase family protein — translated: MANQQELQDKFWKALDSDRTLFLGLDGIDDGHAQPMTALRDEDAAGGPIWFFTTKDNGLVRAMREGHRAMAHFASKGHDLWATIHGNLVLDHDRATIDRLWNPFVAAWFEGGKEDPNLQLVRLDTERAQIWLNENSLLAGVKLLLGADPKQEYRDKVAEVSLS
- a CDS encoding SDR family NAD(P)-dependent oxidoreductase, translating into MAIRFDGRVAIVTGAGGGLGRAYALELARRGARVVVNDLGGSRDGTGHSDAAAKVVEEIEALGGEALANGGSVTDYAQMEAMVAAAKEKWGGVHILINNAGVLRDKSFANMEPEDFRFVVDVHLNGSANVTKAVWSTMRDQNYGRILMTASSTGLYGNFGQANYGAAKLGLAGLTKTLYLEGAKYDIRVNTIAPTAGTRMTEDIFPEAAFQAFTPESVAPAALFLVSEDAPTNMIVGAGAGVFQAAYITLTPGVRLEGEDLTPEGIAANWSAITDRMGEIVPKSGGEQAMTIMAKLQR